A portion of the Anthonomus grandis grandis chromosome 7, icAntGran1.3, whole genome shotgun sequence genome contains these proteins:
- the LOC126738211 gene encoding uncharacterized protein LOC126738211 produces the protein MSSKQIIFERKIQFLTKINENKEILFGAFSDRLKKQDKVEKWKEIAQVAQSICLVSVEKDWTYVRDTIWQNLKKSAMLKIDNAKKTGTGGKGMLTEIDKMTLDIVGKESPIICGLGVSESFEVAQTQSTETPVPNETVHPSGHECGPSTSRKARKRKVVESTGESDDKSEKLKLQIEHIKLQNYKTKLESELETDLGLPFSEFTLQFQNNFQ, from the exons ATGTCgtctaaacaaattatttttgaaagaaaaattcagtttttgacaaaaattaatgaaaacaaGGAAATTCTATTTGGTGCTTTCTCAGATAGACTTAAAAAGCAAGACAAAGTCGAGAAATGGAAGGAAATAGCCCAAGTAGCCCAAAGTATATGCTTAGTTTCAGTAGAGAAGGATTGGACCTACGTAAGAGATACTATCTGGCAGAATTTGAAGAAATCTGCAATG CTTAAAATAGACAACGCGAAAAAAACAGGGACTGGTGGGAAAGGCATGTTAACGGAAATAGATAAGATGACTTTGGATATTGTTGGAAAGGAATCTCCAATTATTTGTGGACTTGGAGTCTCTGAGTCGTTCGAGGTAGCCCAGACTCAGTCAACAGAAACGCCTGTACCAAATGAGACTGTCCACCCAAGCGGACATGAATGTGGACCATCTACTTCAAGGAAAGCCA GAAAGAGAAAAGTTGTCGAAAGCACGGGTGAAAGTGACGATAAAAGTGAAAAGCTGAAACTACAAATTGAACATATAAAATTACAGAACTATAAAACCAAGCTGGAATCAGAATTAGAAACGGACCTCGGGTTACCGTTTTCTGAATTTACCTTGCAGTTCCAAAATAACTTCCAATGA